The Aerosakkonema funiforme FACHB-1375 genome includes a window with the following:
- a CDS encoding ATP-binding protein, translating to MNDLHQNINAHPTVQIANYKIVETLYAGSRTLVYRAIRTKDRLPVVIKLLKNEYPTFSELVQFRNQYTITKNLSQPGIIQTYSLEPYQNGYALVMEDFGGISLKEWTSKGGNLLSLREFLEVALALCNILDILYRERIIHKDIKPSNILINPETKQVKLSDFSIASLLPRESQTIINPNILEGTLAYLSPEQTGRMNRGIDYRTDFYSLGVTFYELLTGELPFASNDPMELVHCHIAKMPSALGNRKEIPQVLSDIVMKLMAKNAEERYQSALGLKYDLEKCLTLLQKTGAIDKFEIGPRDVCDRFIIPDKLYGRENEVQSLLKAFDRVANGSSELMLVAGFSGIGKTAVVNEVHKPITRQCGYFIKGKYDQFNRNIPFSAFVQAFRSLMGQILSASDIELARWKEQILATVGENGQVLIEVIPELECIIGPQPPIVELVGSASQNRFNLLFGKFIRVFTKKEHPLVIFLDDLQWADSASLNLLKLLMSESEAGYLLVLGAYRDNEVFPAHPLMLTLNEIRKQDVNLNTLMLAALNELDITCLVADTLQCSNNIAAPLSHLVYQKTQGNPFFTIQFLYGLHEEECITFNSSSGYWQCDLIQVTQLALTDDVVEFTIRRLQRLPEATQQVLKLAACIGNRFDLETLAVVCEATQDSVAADLWRSLQDGLVIPENSTYKFFQGKGHHIEAVDNITVIYRFLHDRVQQAAYSLIPETLRQATHFQIGKLLLANVSPEEKGSKIFAIVNHLNEGFVLHQSQSERSELLQLNSIAGRRAKESTAYGVAVNYFTVAKSLLPPDSWQQCYEKTLDVYFNLAEVKYLSGDFQSSLAIVETISSLARQQIERAEAFNLAILMFTLQGQYLQALQYGQKALSCLNFDLSEIDLPEKLESYQREIQLKLGNRTIEQLVDEPEATDPEKRLIIKILNNLIVPVYVLQKGELYFVVALSMVSVSLNFGVIAESGNGFSAYGMYLGYYHSNYQSGYEFGVLAESLAKRFKQADNLCKACYMLGNNLLSWVRPLRCSGPIFDRGLVAGLQSGEMVFSGNLLMYKLLIPFYAGESLLEIQQNLPEYLEFCAKKLNYQLPVDVLSGLKIALAELTASPAEDIPTEQQHLEACRIHNSDYAICHYLLLKTKILCFYGRYEEALESAQGAEDLVGTITGKYQVAAINFYQSIAIAEYCRIHSLGLDNTYIQKVKSNQAQLSLWAASCPENFAHKYDLVNAVLSVLSGQKTEAIELFDSAISGAEVNGYLQEKALASELAGKFCLEWGKEKFAAGYIQEAYYCYEKWGAKAKIADLERCYPQLLAPILQQIHTPFSTRDTIFSLANVTSVSSSTSHSSNVSVALDLAAILKASHSISGEIEFEKLLSSLLEIVIENAGADKCVLMLLRDERLLIKGSITTGSKPIVLQCIPIEDSQDIPHRLIYKVKYDRQTVVLINATADPTLANDPYIIRQQPKSILCSPILHQGKLMGILYLENNLTTGAFTSDRIELLNLICAQAAISLENARLYQRSQE from the coding sequence TCAAACTGCTGAAAAATGAGTATCCCACCTTTAGCGAACTGGTACAATTTCGCAATCAGTATACTATTACTAAAAACCTTTCTCAACCTGGAATCATCCAAACTTATAGCCTAGAACCATATCAAAATGGTTATGCCTTGGTAATGGAAGACTTTGGGGGCATTTCCTTGAAAGAATGGACATCAAAAGGGGGGAACTTACTCTCTTTGAGAGAGTTTTTAGAAGTTGCGCTCGCACTCTGCAATATTTTAGATATTCTGTATCGAGAGCGCATCATTCACAAAGACATCAAACCCAGCAACATTTTAATTAATCCTGAAACTAAACAAGTTAAATTAAGCGATTTTAGTATTGCATCTTTACTCCCAAGAGAAAGCCAAACCATCATCAATCCCAACATTTTAGAAGGAACACTTGCTTATCTATCCCCAGAACAAACAGGAAGGATGAATCGTGGGATTGACTACCGGACTGATTTTTATTCTTTGGGCGTTACTTTTTATGAATTACTTACAGGAGAATTACCTTTTGCGTCAAACGATCCAATGGAGTTAGTGCATTGTCATATTGCGAAAATGCCTAGTGCATTAGGGAACAGGAAAGAAATTCCCCAGGTGCTTTCAGATATCGTGATGAAATTGATGGCAAAAAATGCGGAGGAGCGCTATCAAAGTGCATTAGGATTAAAATACGATCTAGAAAAATGTTTAACTCTACTTCAAAAAACAGGTGCGATCGATAAATTTGAAATTGGGCCAAGGGATGTGTGCGATCGCTTCATTATCCCCGATAAACTCTACGGACGGGAAAATGAAGTTCAGTCTTTACTGAAAGCCTTCGATCGTGTTGCTAACGGCAGTTCTGAACTGATGCTGGTGGCTGGTTTCTCTGGTATTGGCAAAACTGCGGTGGTGAATGAAGTCCACAAACCCATCACCCGACAGTGCGGCTATTTCATCAAAGGGAAGTACGACCAGTTCAATCGCAACATTCCGTTTTCAGCCTTTGTCCAAGCTTTTCGCAGCTTGATGGGACAAATCCTGAGCGCATCCGATATAGAACTAGCTCGCTGGAAGGAGCAAATCCTGGCTACTGTTGGTGAAAACGGACAAGTTCTGATTGAAGTCATTCCCGAACTAGAATGTATCATTGGACCCCAACCCCCGATAGTTGAACTGGTTGGTAGTGCATCTCAGAATCGATTTAATCTGCTGTTTGGCAAATTTATTCGGGTATTTACGAAAAAAGAACATCCCTTAGTGATTTTCCTCGATGATTTACAGTGGGCAGATTCCGCTTCTTTGAACCTTTTGAAATTGTTGATGAGCGAGTCAGAAGCAGGCTATCTACTCGTACTCGGAGCTTATCGGGATAATGAAGTTTTTCCGGCCCACCCGCTGATGCTAACCCTGAATGAGATTAGAAAACAAGATGTCAATCTCAATACTCTCATGTTGGCTGCTTTGAATGAATTAGATATTACCTGTTTAGTTGCCGATACATTGCAGTGTTCAAATAATATCGCTGCGCCGCTTTCGCACTTAGTCTACCAAAAAACTCAGGGAAATCCATTTTTCACCATTCAGTTTTTGTACGGACTGCACGAGGAAGAATGTATTACTTTCAATAGTTCCTCCGGCTATTGGCAGTGTGACTTAATCCAGGTGACACAGTTGGCTCTGACGGATGATGTTGTGGAATTTACGATCCGACGATTGCAGAGGCTACCAGAAGCAACACAGCAAGTATTAAAGCTAGCGGCGTGCATTGGCAATCGATTTGATTTAGAAACATTGGCAGTAGTCTGTGAAGCTACTCAAGATAGTGTAGCCGCAGATTTGTGGCGATCGCTTCAAGACGGGTTAGTTATTCCAGAAAACTCAACCTACAAGTTTTTCCAAGGAAAGGGACATCATATAGAAGCGGTTGATAACATTACTGTTATTTATCGGTTTCTGCACGATCGAGTGCAGCAAGCCGCTTACTCTCTGATTCCTGAGACTTTGAGACAAGCAACCCACTTCCAAATTGGCAAACTTCTGCTTGCTAATGTGTCGCCAGAAGAAAAAGGCAGCAAAATTTTTGCGATCGTCAATCACTTAAATGAGGGCTTTGTACTTCATCAAAGCCAGTCAGAACGTTCAGAACTTTTACAGCTAAATTCTATTGCAGGGAGAAGGGCTAAAGAGTCTACTGCCTATGGGGTTGCTGTTAACTACTTTACGGTAGCTAAAAGCTTGTTACCTCCAGATAGTTGGCAGCAATGTTATGAGAAAACCTTAGATGTTTATTTCAATCTCGCAGAAGTTAAGTATTTGTCTGGAGATTTTCAATCTTCTCTAGCCATTGTTGAAACGATCTCTAGCTTGGCAAGACAACAAATTGAAAGGGCTGAAGCGTTTAACCTAGCGATTCTGATGTTCACATTGCAAGGTCAGTACCTCCAAGCACTTCAGTATGGACAAAAGGCATTGTCTTGCTTGAATTTTGATTTATCAGAAATAGACTTACCAGAGAAACTTGAATCTTACCAACGTGAGATTCAATTGAAATTAGGGAATCGCACAATAGAGCAGCTCGTCGATGAACCAGAAGCTACCGATCCAGAAAAACGCCTGATTATCAAAATCTTGAATAATTTAATCGTACCCGTTTATGTTCTACAAAAAGGAGAACTATACTTTGTCGTCGCGTTATCAATGGTTTCAGTATCTCTGAATTTTGGCGTAATAGCTGAATCAGGCAACGGATTTTCAGCTTATGGAATGTATCTCGGATATTATCATAGCAACTATCAATCTGGCTATGAATTTGGAGTACTTGCAGAAAGTTTAGCCAAACGATTTAAGCAAGCAGATAATCTATGTAAAGCTTGCTATATGCTGGGGAATAATCTGCTTTCCTGGGTGCGTCCTTTGCGTTGCTCCGGGCCAATTTTCGATCGAGGATTAGTGGCTGGGCTACAGTCTGGGGAGATGGTTTTCTCAGGTAATCTTTTGATGTACAAGCTGCTCATTCCATTTTATGCAGGAGAAAGCCTATTAGAAATTCAGCAAAATCTGCCTGAATATTTAGAATTTTGTGCCAAGAAACTTAACTATCAGCTTCCTGTGGATGTGCTTTCTGGATTAAAAATTGCGCTTGCTGAACTTACAGCTAGTCCTGCTGAGGATATCCCGACTGAGCAGCAGCATCTTGAAGCCTGTAGGATACACAACAGTGATTATGCAATTTGCCACTATTTGCTCCTAAAAACTAAAATTTTATGTTTCTACGGGCGCTATGAGGAGGCATTGGAATCGGCTCAGGGGGCTGAAGACCTCGTTGGTACAATTACTGGAAAATATCAGGTGGCAGCGATCAATTTCTATCAATCTATTGCTATAGCTGAATACTGCCGGATTCATTCTCTAGGTTTAGACAATACTTACATCCAAAAAGTTAAATCAAACCAAGCACAACTGAGTTTATGGGCAGCTAGTTGTCCGGAAAACTTTGCTCATAAGTACGATCTCGTAAATGCAGTTTTAAGCGTTTTATCAGGACAGAAAACAGAGGCAATTGAACTGTTCGATAGTGCTATTTCTGGAGCCGAAGTCAATGGTTACCTCCAAGAAAAAGCTCTAGCAAGCGAACTTGCAGGCAAATTCTGCCTGGAATGGGGCAAAGAAAAATTCGCCGCAGGCTATATACAAGAAGCTTACTATTGTTACGAAAAATGGGGTGCAAAAGCCAAAATTGCCGATCTGGAAAGATGCTATCCACAACTGCTAGCCCCCATCCTCCAGCAAATCCATACTCCCTTCTCCACTAGGGACACAATCTTCTCATTGGCAAATGTTACATCTGTCAGTTCCAGCACTTCCCACAGTAGTAATGTATCTGTTGCTTTAGATTTAGCTGCCATTCTCAAAGCTTCTCATTCTATCTCAGGTGAAATCGAATTTGAAAAACTGCTTTCATCGTTGCTTGAAATCGTCATTGAAAATGCTGGGGCTGATAAATGCGTGTTAATGCTGTTGCGAGACGAGCGCCTGTTAATCAAAGGATCGATTACCACAGGTTCAAAGCCAATTGTCTTGCAGTGTATTCCCATTGAAGATAGCCAGGATATTCCTCACAGACTGATTTACAAAGTCAAGTATGACAGGCAAACTGTTGTGCTAATAAATGCAACTGCCGATCCGACTCTAGCCAACGACCCATATATCATACGTCAGCAGCCGAAAAGTATCTTGTGTAGCCCGATTTTGCATCAAGGTAAGTTGATGGGCATTTTATATCTAGAAAATAATTTAACAACCGGGGCATTCACCAGCGATCGCATCGAACTACTTAACCTAATCTGCGCTCAAGCCGCAATTTCCCTAGAAAATGCCCGACTTTATCAACGTTCTCAGGAATAA